A region from the Chelmon rostratus isolate fCheRos1 chromosome 6, fCheRos1.pri, whole genome shotgun sequence genome encodes:
- the ankrd34c gene encoding ankyrin repeat domain-containing protein 34C, whose amino-acid sequence MMADILELRTDGNSLLKAVWLRRLRLTRLLLEGGAYINESNERGETPLMVACMSTHTDQQSVSKSKLVKYLLDNQADPNIQDKAGRTALMLACIHKAGHEVVDHLLSNGADPSLEDRSGASALVYAINADDKETLKLLLDACKAKGKEVIIITTDKSPSGTKTTKQYLNVPPSPELDERSSPAYCTSPSDINVTASPTAEQEQQNTVFSFQTKLKTSTTAVKLANGPTSPTRRPANPKRARLPQLKRLQSEPWGLIAPSVLAAAAAHEESKKASSDEDVVAGVNGLSLSKRSALSRHNSVDGKDSFFPVVGEQPCKMTTSLSVPPTSKASYERSLGQHQPLARRSTVPTEQESSSSCSSGLAGLRDTMHRRRLGNDHYDSDSQLYSDSAMLDSPKIPVERRKLNTSPLAMLTSSRESIDSNASPSSPSAARRRAPGLLERRGSGTLLLDHISHTRPGHLPPLNVNPNPPIPDIGASSKPSSPLATGFRSIAPVAPNTPKRGGLKSKKKLVRRHSMQVEQMKQLSDFEELAH is encoded by the coding sequence ATGATGGCAGACATACTGGAGCTGCGGACGGATGGAAACTCGCTCCTGAAGGCAGTGTGGCTCAGACGCTTGAGACTCACCAGGCTCCTGTTGGAAGGAGGCGCATACATCAACGAGAGCAATGAACGCGGAGAGACGCCGCTCATGGTGGCctgcatgtccacacacactgaccagcAGAGTGTCAGCAAGTCAAAGCTGGTGAAATATTTGCTGGACAACCAGGCCGACCCCAACATACAGGACAAAGCGGGTAGGACAGCGCTAATGCTCGCCTGCATCCACAAGGCTGGACATGAGGTGGTGGATCACCTGCTGAGCAATGGAGCTGATCCCAGTCTGGAGGACAGGAGCGGGGCCTCAGCCCTGGTCTACGCCATCAATGCAGATGATAAGGAGACACTAAAACTGCTTTTGGATGCATGCAAAGCTAAAGGCAAGGAGGTCATCATAATCACCACAGACAAATCACCGTCTGGCACTAAAACTACAAAACAGTACCTAAACGTCCCCCCATCACCAGAGCTGGATGAGAGGTCCTCCCCAGCATACTGCACCTCTCCGTCTGATATTAATGTTACTGCATCTCCCACAGCTGAgcaagagcaacaaaacacagtcTTTAGTTTCCAGACAAAGCTGAAAACCTCCACCACGGCTGTGAAGCTCGCCAACGGGCCCACGTCTCCAACGCGCCGACCTGCAAACCCCAAACGTGCACGTCTGCCTCAGCTGAAGAGGCTGCAGTCGGAGCCTTGGGGGCTGATTGCTCCTTCAGTTCTGGCTGCAGCCGCCGCCCATGAGGAGAGTAAGAAAGCCAGCTCTGATGAGGATGTGGTAGCAGGGGTGAACGGACTCTCTTTGAGTAAGAGGTCAGCTCTATCTCGACACAACAGTGTGGATGGAAAGGACAGCTTTTTCCCTGTGGTGGGCGAACAACCCTGCAAAATGACAACCTCACTATCAGTTCCTCCAACATCCAAAGCGTCGTATGAGAGATCTCTCGGCCAGCACCAGCCGCTGGCACGGCGCAGCACCGTGCCCAcggagcaggagagcagcagcagctgcagcagtggtcTCGCCGGCCTGAGAGACACAATGCACAGGAGACGTCTGGGCAACGATCACTATGACTCTGACTCACAGCTCTATTCAGACTCTGCCATGTTAGACTCTCCCAAGATCCCAGTGGAGCGAAGGAAACTAAACACATCTCCGCTAGCGATGCTGACCAGCTCCAGAGAATCGATAGACAGCAACGCCAGCCCATCCTCTCCCAGCGCAGCACGCAGGCGTGCACCTGGCCtcctggagaggagaggctcAGGCACGCTGCTGCTGGACCACATCTCCCACACCAGGCCGGGCCACCTGCCCCCTCTCAACGTCAACCCCAACCCTCCCATCCCTGATATTGGGGCTAGTAGCAAGCCCTCCTCACCTCTGGCCACAGGTTTTAGATCCATAGCTCCAGTAGCACCAAACACACCAAAGAGAGGCGGACTCAAGTCCAAGAAGAAACTTGTGAGAAGGCACTCTATGCAAGTGGAGCAGATGAAGCAGCTTTCTGATTTTGAAGAGCTGGCTCATTAG